In Citrus sinensis cultivar Valencia sweet orange chromosome 4, DVS_A1.0, whole genome shotgun sequence, one DNA window encodes the following:
- the LOC102606973 gene encoding 60S ribosomal protein L6-like: protein MAPKAATGRTSRNPDLIRGVGKFSRSKMYHKRGLWAIKAKNGGVFPKHDPKPAAAETPAKPPKFYPADDVKKPLVNKRKHKPTKLRASITPGTVFILLAGRFMGKRVVFLKQLTSGLLLVTGPFKVNGVPLRRVNQSYVIATSTKVDISGVDLGKFDDQYFEKEAEKKKKKGEGEFFEAEKEEKKVLPDDKKDDQKTVDAQLIKSIEAVPDLKTYLSARFSLKSGMKPHELVF, encoded by the exons ATGGCGCCGAAAGCTGCGACTGGAAGAACGAGCCGTAACCCGGACCTCATACGCGGCGTTGGCAAGTTCTCCAGATCCAAAATGTACCACAAGCGCGGCCTCTGGGCAATCAAGGCAAAAAACGGCGGCGTTTTCCCGAAACACGACCCAAAGCCTGCTGCCGCTGAGACGCCAGCCAAGCCTCCCAAGTTCTACCCAGCTGATGATGTCAAGAAGCCGCTCGTCAACAAGCGAAAGCACAAACCCACCAAACTCAG AGCGAGTATTACACCTGGGACAGTGTTTATTCTATTGGCTGGAAGGTTTATGGGGAAGAGAGTTGTTTTTCTGAAACAACTTACATCTGGGCTGCTTCTTGTTAccg GGCCATTCAAGGTCAACGGTGTTCCATTGAGACGGGTAAATCAATCTTATGTGATTGCTACCTCTACCAAGGTTGACATTTCTGGAGTCGATCTAGGAAAGTTTGATGACCAATACTTTGAAAAGGAAGccgagaagaagaaaaagaagggggaaGGAGAATTTTTTGAGGCAGAGAAGGAG GAAAAGAAAGTGCTCCCAGATGATAAGAAAGATGATCAAAAGACTGTTGATGCGCAATTGATAAAATCCATTGAAGCAGTGCCAGACTTGAAGACCTACTTGTCAGCGAGGTTTTCTCTCAAGTCAGGCATGAAACCTCATGAGCTTGTCTTTTAG